A window of the Desulfobacula toluolica Tol2 genome harbors these coding sequences:
- a CDS encoding 4Fe-4S dicluster domain-containing protein, with amino-acid sequence MSKSIFIDTSICSACRACQVACKQWHDLPAEKTVNRGTFQNPEDLSFSTYKLVRMNEEMINGRLEWLFFPDQCRHCVDAPCLETAFDETAIYRDPATGAILYTKNSIKLDAEEIIGSCPYNIPRKAGDGTLAKCDMCNDRVHNGLKPACVTACPTGAMMFGEREEILEFAQKRLGKVKQKFPKAMLLNPDEVNVIYLVAFAPNLYSDYAVASANRGGLSRSVALRKMMGPFARMMRV; translated from the coding sequence ATGTCTAAATCAATTTTTATAGATACAAGCATCTGTTCTGCCTGCAGGGCATGCCAGGTCGCCTGCAAGCAATGGCATGATCTTCCTGCTGAAAAAACAGTCAACAGGGGAACCTTTCAAAACCCGGAAGATCTCTCTTTTTCTACTTACAAACTTGTCAGAATGAATGAAGAGATGATTAACGGGCGCCTTGAATGGCTGTTTTTTCCGGATCAGTGCCGGCATTGTGTGGATGCCCCCTGTCTTGAAACCGCATTTGATGAGACAGCCATCTATCGAGACCCTGCAACCGGAGCAATTTTATATACAAAAAACAGCATAAAGCTTGATGCCGAGGAAATCATTGGATCATGCCCCTATAATATTCCCAGAAAAGCCGGGGACGGCACCCTTGCAAAATGCGACATGTGCAATGACCGGGTTCATAACGGCCTGAAACCAGCCTGTGTAACTGCCTGCCCCACAGGGGCCATGATGTTTGGGGAAAGAGAAGAAATTCTTGAATTTGCCCAAAAAAGACTGGGTAAAGTAAAACAAAAATTCCCAAAAGCCATGCTTTTGAATCCAGATGAGGTGAATGTGATCTATCTGGTTGCGTTTGCTCCGAATCTTTACTCTGACTATGCCGTGGCAAGTGCAAACCGAGGCGGTTTAAGCCGCAGTGTCGCCCTTCGAAAAATGATGGGGCCTTTTGCCCGAATGATGAGGGTTTGA
- a CDS encoding formate dehydrogenase accessory protein FdhE, with amino-acid sequence MITIEQLKHSSDLIKKTRPAYQPILDFYSQVFIAQEQSRQDIVLPPVVIDQDLLKIKQTNKMPLIDQSEFLIDSKAAGQLFDNICDLAVDFAPKLSANAKFLKKIDLAHSYHLNTLFSVILNNQSSTLHDLSRLWNIPEHELIFFGYSAIAPSIWICAEQLEAYLIDMPDPPKGYCPICGNYPDMAFLDKTGKRHLKCCFCDHEWETKRMGCTFCENNDNNMQHYFFNDQEKEYRVNLCDHCHNYIKLVDLRQMDRTFYPKLEQVTTLHLDMKARENGYTSYGVLSNDGSN; translated from the coding sequence ATGATAACCATAGAACAGTTGAAACACTCTTCCGACCTGATCAAAAAAACAAGGCCTGCTTACCAGCCGATTCTTGACTTTTACAGCCAGGTTTTTATCGCCCAGGAGCAAAGCCGTCAGGATATTGTGTTACCCCCTGTCGTGATTGATCAGGATCTGCTGAAAATAAAACAAACAAATAAAATGCCGTTAATTGATCAGTCAGAATTTTTAATTGATTCAAAAGCAGCCGGACAATTGTTTGATAACATCTGCGACCTTGCTGTTGACTTTGCACCAAAACTGTCAGCCAATGCCAAATTCCTGAAAAAAATAGATCTGGCACACTCCTATCATCTGAACACACTTTTTTCTGTTATCCTGAATAACCAGAGTTCAACCCTGCATGATCTGTCAAGGCTTTGGAATATACCCGAACATGAACTTATATTTTTCGGGTATAGCGCTATTGCCCCAAGTATCTGGATTTGCGCAGAACAGCTTGAAGCCTATCTGATTGATATGCCGGACCCTCCGAAAGGGTACTGCCCCATCTGTGGCAATTATCCGGATATGGCCTTTCTGGACAAGACGGGCAAACGGCATTTAAAATGTTGCTTTTGCGACCATGAATGGGAAACAAAACGCATGGGGTGTACTTTTTGTGAAAACAACGACAATAATATGCAGCATTATTTTTTCAATGATCAGGAAAAAGAGTATCGGGTAAACCTGTGTGACCATTGTCACAATTATATTAAGTTAGTTGATTTAAGACAAATGGACCGCACATTTTATCCAAAACTTGAGCAGGTCACCACACTTCACCTTGACATGAAAGCCAGGGAAAACGGATATACAAGTTACGGAGTACTATCCAATGATGGATCTAATTAA
- a CDS encoding peroxiredoxin family protein, whose amino-acid sequence MDKTLDFTLPSPTNETHRIYLGLLNDNRFSLGQIKAEIVIIEIFSMYCPICQREADNVNTMFNLIQNSPVLKQKVKLLGIGSGNSTFEVDFFKNRYSIEFPLFSDPDFSIHKKIGEVRTPHFFGVKIEANGEHTIFYSQSGEVSDPEKFLKTLLKDSGLKQQP is encoded by the coding sequence ATGGACAAAACACTTGATTTCACCCTACCCTCCCCGACAAATGAGACTCACAGGATCTATCTTGGACTGTTGAATGACAATCGGTTTTCCCTGGGACAAATCAAAGCGGAGATTGTCATCATTGAAATTTTTTCCATGTATTGTCCAATATGCCAGCGTGAAGCAGACAATGTGAATACCATGTTTAATCTGATTCAAAACAGCCCTGTGCTGAAACAAAAAGTCAAATTGCTGGGCATTGGCTCAGGCAATTCAACATTTGAAGTTGATTTTTTTAAAAACAGATATTCCATTGAATTTCCCCTTTTCAGTGATCCTGACTTTTCCATTCATAAAAAAATTGGCGAGGTCCGAACCCCCCATTTTTTTGGGGTAAAGATAGAAGCAAATGGAGAACATACCATTTTTTACTCTCAATCCGGTGAGGTATCTGATCCTGAAAAATTTCTCAAAACCCTTTTAAAAGATTCAGGTTTAAAACAACAGCCATGA
- a CDS encoding peroxiredoxin, with protein sequence MNSKKTFIVGILILLIGYSTSANTGSVAYGNKIYDPGKLKPVDSRLKVKIGDKAPDFVLPSIAGKPVRLSSFQGKKNLMLTFIPAAWTPVCSDQWPGYNIAQDLFEQYDTHLLGISADNLPTLFAWTREMGGLWFEVLSDFWPHGDVSSAYGVLRTDGMSERAIFLIDKKGIIRFIYVDDINRRPDLGMIVNQLKKLTF encoded by the coding sequence ATGAACAGTAAAAAAACATTCATTGTTGGTATCCTTATCTTGCTTATCGGGTATAGTACATCCGCCAACACAGGGTCTGTAGCCTATGGAAATAAAATCTACGACCCTGGAAAATTAAAACCCGTGGACAGCCGGTTAAAGGTAAAAATTGGAGACAAAGCTCCTGATTTTGTATTACCCTCCATCGCAGGAAAACCAGTGCGCTTGAGCAGCTTTCAGGGGAAAAAAAACCTGATGCTGACCTTTATTCCTGCGGCCTGGACCCCGGTCTGCTCAGATCAATGGCCCGGATACAATATTGCACAGGATTTGTTTGAACAATATGATACACACCTTCTGGGGATCAGTGCAGATAATCTGCCCACCCTTTTTGCCTGGACCCGGGAAATGGGAGGACTCTGGTTTGAAGTATTGTCGGACTTCTGGCCCCACGGTGATGTCAGCAGTGCCTATGGAGTGTTAAGAACAGACGGGATGTCGGAACGGGCTATTTTCCTGATTGACAAAAAAGGAATCATCCGGTTTATTTATGTGGATGATATTAATCGCCGCCCTGATCTGGGAATGATTGTAAACCAACTAAAAAAACTCACTTTTTAA
- a CDS encoding MauE/DoxX family redox-associated membrane protein, whose translation MNICVSAKTIVTHPWLALVFRLYIAGLFIYAGMYKINYTAEFAETIAGYRIAPYWSVNFMAIVMPWIELICGILLVCGIRVRSAIAVTGSLLVLFTVGIAVNLLRDSPISCGCFHTMDDAISWLTLARDLIWVAMAVHVFFYDAVFRMERKFDWFAKEI comes from the coding sequence ATGAATATATGTGTATCTGCGAAGACCATTGTTACGCATCCCTGGCTGGCACTGGTGTTTCGGCTTTATATTGCAGGTCTGTTTATTTATGCCGGTATGTACAAAATTAATTATACTGCTGAATTTGCCGAAACTATTGCAGGTTATCGTATTGCACCATACTGGTCTGTGAATTTTATGGCCATTGTCATGCCTTGGATTGAACTGATTTGCGGTATTCTTCTGGTGTGCGGTATTCGGGTCCGTTCCGCCATTGCAGTTACAGGATCACTTCTTGTTTTGTTTACCGTGGGCATAGCAGTTAACCTGCTCAGAGATTCCCCCATAAGTTGTGGTTGCTTTCATACCATGGACGATGCCATAAGTTGGCTTACCCTGGCAAGGGATCTTATCTGGGTCGCCATGGCAGTGCATGTTTTTTTTTATGATGCTGTATTTCGGATGGAAAGAAAATTTGACTGGTTTGCAAAGGAGATCTAA
- a CDS encoding rhodanese-like domain-containing protein, with protein sequence MNGSSSGYRRHFYRKSICDARLEFSRIDSQEKIIEAALLTAIGTLGVTCGFSCINSSEEKTVEMVSRGIDAEAIAFVENNFYFLNQQYFSLLQTTFYPFQTDLRIMEADQNHQVQLTDIGIQILVGWRMGKDIFGSIGLGPKIISDTYEDDELNFCLTLTDTMIIALQSLAIRRRMQELKADLDKAEDRAVDLAHDVEKAKKDLDRTLFRLSGFNDIFNELSGLKQSKGIIDSFLMVLLGIFGAGGGYIYYFDKALGKAYSTCRNLDLPGKTEFLQEKIQAGMLHAFASNRALQLEPMQAAVLSRQQMDCFKPFLPEIALGLIFKVDEPAMGVIGLDHRIIQVPYGEKERELLLAFAKNFLVFLKNSKSFETIQRLHLEQEQKNIELENTIKALSDSSRTIARLEKAGEHIKAAIAKAMAQSWKVSGRDIVLILIAGIVLGLVYNFASPGRINVIPKEWLRPAMVHVDVDQARQLFENSQAIFVDARPAEFFNQGHIAGAQNLPPSLFDFIYMMRFSQTDVTRPIVVYGRNISRRYDEETAFNLLERGHENVVVFPGGIKEWEKK encoded by the coding sequence ATGAACGGTTCATCATCAGGTTACCGACGGCATTTTTATCGTAAATCCATTTGTGATGCGCGCCTGGAGTTCAGCCGTATAGACTCCCAGGAAAAAATAATCGAGGCAGCCCTTTTGACTGCCATTGGCACCCTGGGAGTCACTTGTGGCTTTTCATGTATCAACAGTTCTGAGGAAAAAACAGTTGAAATGGTCAGCCGTGGAATTGATGCTGAAGCAATTGCCTTTGTTGAAAATAATTTTTATTTTCTTAACCAACAGTATTTTTCCTTGCTGCAAACCACTTTCTACCCATTTCAGACGGATCTTCGTATTATGGAAGCAGATCAGAACCATCAGGTTCAATTGACGGATATCGGGATTCAAATCCTGGTCGGCTGGCGCATGGGCAAAGATATTTTTGGGAGTATCGGCCTGGGTCCCAAAATTATCAGTGATACTTATGAGGATGATGAACTCAATTTTTGTTTGACCCTGACCGACACTATGATTATTGCTTTGCAATCCCTTGCTATCCGGCGCAGGATGCAGGAATTGAAAGCAGATCTGGATAAAGCCGAGGATCGGGCAGTGGACCTGGCCCATGATGTGGAAAAGGCCAAAAAAGATCTGGATCGAACGCTTTTTCGTCTTTCCGGGTTTAATGATATTTTTAATGAACTCAGTGGACTCAAACAAAGCAAAGGTATTATAGATTCTTTCCTGATGGTGCTGCTGGGGATTTTTGGTGCAGGCGGGGGATATATTTATTATTTTGACAAAGCTTTGGGAAAAGCTTATTCGACCTGCCGTAACCTTGACCTGCCTGGAAAAACAGAATTTTTGCAAGAAAAGATTCAGGCGGGTATGTTGCATGCATTTGCCTCTAACCGGGCGTTGCAGCTTGAACCGATGCAGGCCGCTGTTTTATCCCGTCAGCAAATGGATTGCTTTAAGCCGTTTTTGCCTGAAATAGCCCTTGGTCTTATTTTTAAAGTGGATGAACCTGCCATGGGGGTTATTGGCCTTGACCACCGGATAATACAGGTGCCGTACGGTGAAAAAGAGCGCGAATTGCTTCTGGCTTTTGCAAAAAATTTTCTGGTGTTTCTCAAAAACAGCAAGTCTTTTGAAACCATTCAACGCCTTCATCTGGAACAGGAACAAAAGAATATTGAGTTGGAAAATACCATTAAAGCGCTCTCTGACAGCAGTCGTACCATTGCCAGGCTTGAAAAAGCCGGCGAGCATATCAAGGCTGCCATTGCAAAGGCAATGGCACAATCCTGGAAGGTTTCCGGCAGGGATATTGTATTGATCCTCATTGCCGGCATTGTTCTGGGTCTGGTGTATAATTTTGCAAGCCCGGGCCGCATCAATGTTATTCCTAAAGAATGGCTTCGTCCGGCAATGGTACATGTGGACGTTGATCAGGCCCGTCAATTGTTTGAAAACAGCCAGGCCATTTTTGTTGATGCCCGGCCTGCTGAATTTTTCAACCAGGGTCACATTGCCGGGGCACAGAACCTGCCTCCGTCTTTGTTTGATTTTATTTATATGATGCGGTTCAGTCAGACTGACGTTACCCGTCCCATTGTGGTGTATGGCCGCAATATCAGCCGCAGGTACGACGAGGAAACGGCTTTCAATCTTTTGGAAAGAGGACATGAAAATGTCGTTGTATTTCCTGGCGGGATCAAGGAGTGGGAGAAAAAATAG
- a CDS encoding TlpA family protein disulfide reductase, translating into MFMVCRKNKICVFLILVLFFALQPQNVFCGTPPKQGEKLPEMSLTAPVSKNDSAYLGIGEKSLFLIQDIDAAVIVLEIIGVYCPVCHKQRPHINRLFHRISKNADLSGKIKFLGISAGATPMEVAYYMKTSRVPYPVLPDEKFNAHKKLNQPLTPYTIVVTKDGQIRYAHLGLIQDMDGLFATLKQLADKTPVIKK; encoded by the coding sequence ATGTTCATGGTTTGTAGGAAAAATAAAATATGCGTTTTTTTGATTCTGGTACTTTTTTTTGCCTTGCAGCCGCAAAACGTTTTTTGCGGTACGCCGCCGAAACAGGGTGAAAAATTGCCGGAAATGAGTCTGACGGCTCCTGTCTCGAAAAATGACAGTGCATATCTGGGCATTGGTGAAAAATCCTTGTTTTTAATTCAGGATATTGATGCAGCCGTTATAGTGCTTGAGATTATCGGTGTTTATTGTCCTGTGTGCCACAAACAAAGACCCCACATCAACAGATTGTTTCACAGGATCAGTAAAAATGCCGACCTGTCCGGGAAAATAAAATTTCTGGGTATTTCAGCCGGTGCTACGCCCATGGAAGTGGCGTATTATATGAAAACGTCACGGGTTCCATACCCGGTCCTGCCGGATGAAAAATTTAATGCCCATAAAAAACTGAACCAGCCGCTTACTCCATATACCATTGTGGTCACTAAAGACGGACAGATTCGTTATGCTCATCTGGGGCTTATTCAGGACATGGACGGTTTGTTTGCCACGCTTAAACAACTGGCAGACAAAACACCGGTCATCAAAAAATAA
- a CDS encoding response regulator, whose product MKPLKVLVIDDDKPTLNMFKLFLKAYGHDVLLAENGMEGIKLFETQKPAIVFTDIKMPGMDGFAVLDKIKGQAPETEVIIMTGHGDMDLAVDALNHEATDFINKPISRSALDAALHRAKERLSLIKTIVPLAQYHMEGNIRIIKIMGNINAAAEAQLMAAYDQAGAEDSAHIMLSFNENTSINGAGIAVLIQLLSKSKKKNQKVAVSGISENFQEIFKMVGITRFAKVFTSKADATSYLAAG is encoded by the coding sequence ATGAAACCACTTAAAGTATTGGTAATTGATGACGATAAACCAACTCTCAATATGTTCAAGCTTTTTTTAAAGGCCTATGGACATGATGTGCTGCTGGCTGAAAACGGCATGGAGGGTATAAAATTGTTTGAAACCCAAAAGCCTGCCATTGTGTTTACAGATATCAAGATGCCCGGAATGGACGGGTTTGCAGTTCTGGATAAAATCAAAGGCCAAGCCCCGGAAACCGAAGTGATTATTATGACCGGTCATGGGGACATGGACCTGGCAGTTGATGCCTTGAATCACGAGGCCACAGATTTTATCAATAAGCCCATCAGCCGGTCTGCTCTGGATGCTGCACTGCACAGGGCAAAGGAGAGGCTTAGCCTCATAAAAACCATTGTTCCGCTTGCTCAATACCATATGGAGGGCAACATCAGGATCATCAAAATTATGGGAAATATCAATGCCGCGGCGGAAGCACAGCTGATGGCGGCATATGACCAGGCAGGAGCCGAAGATTCAGCCCATATCATGCTGAGCTTTAATGAAAACACCTCCATCAATGGTGCGGGCATTGCCGTTTTGATTCAATTGCTTTCCAAAAGCAAAAAAAAGAATCAGAAAGTGGCTGTTTCAGGTATTTCTGAAAATTTTCAGGAGATTTTTAAAATGGTGGGTATCACCCGGTTTGCCAAAGTTTTTACCAGCAAAGCCGATGCAACATCATATCTTGCGGCCGGGTGA
- a CDS encoding ATP-binding protein: MVRRLINSVKNTNLKNKIFFFTTTVILLISVLIALFTRWVLISSLTSELKERGLGIGHSIAESSRGYILTEDIPELISLIFDARLGVRKNLVGYVYITDKQDKILAHTFTTDFPAELLDVNPVGPEKSYDVKLLRLTGKYVYDVVVPVTEGIYRIGSVHVGLKKQHIDQLIGKLRTTFLGFVSAVTILFFIISHHLSKYITRPITELIKVSDEISRGNFDITQTLSRKIADKFSDKQEQCDKCRGYYTGVKDEVRQLSNSFVNMTNRIMDSQAKLKESDNKYRSLFAGGPNPIFVLDRETLRVLSANPSAEATYGYTKEELIGKTFTDLGSLDLDKVHQADFQAQNAGKITTVGSKVQCNKKGGGLLYVNVHACPVRYQEKDALILATTDITEMVEKDNQLIQASKMTTLGEMSAGIAHELNQPLNAIKMGNEFIDMMIEKKEKIPDKDLLLIVREVSSQVDRAVDIIRRLRDFGRKADFTKEKVNINKPVQDVIDIIGRQLRLQNIDIQLKIDDDIPPILAHHNRIEQVIFNLITNARDAINQKLETGVPDDDNRILIETYARDDQVIVAVSDTGIGIDIALNERIFEAFFTTKQMGEGMGLGLSISRGIVEDYEGKINIESVQGQGTTFRLSFPAAT, translated from the coding sequence ATGGTTAGACGATTGATCAACAGCGTGAAAAACACAAATCTGAAGAACAAAATTTTCTTTTTCACTACAACTGTTATTTTGCTGATCAGCGTTCTTATTGCCCTTTTTACAAGATGGGTTCTTATTTCCAGCCTGACCTCCGAGCTTAAGGAGAGGGGTTTGGGCATTGGTCACAGCATTGCAGAAAGCAGCAGGGGCTACATTTTAACCGAGGATATTCCCGAATTGATCAGCCTGATTTTCGATGCCCGGCTGGGTGTGCGAAAAAACCTTGTGGGTTATGTTTATATAACAGACAAGCAGGATAAGATTCTTGCCCATACTTTTACCACTGACTTTCCTGCTGAATTGCTCGATGTCAACCCTGTCGGGCCGGAAAAATCTTATGATGTCAAGTTGCTGCGCCTTACCGGCAAGTATGTCTATGATGTCGTAGTGCCGGTAACCGAAGGTATTTACCGCATTGGATCGGTGCATGTGGGTTTGAAGAAACAACACATTGACCAGCTCATCGGAAAGCTGCGCACTACATTTCTGGGGTTTGTTTCAGCTGTGACCATTTTGTTTTTCATTATCAGTCATCACCTGTCCAAATATATCACCCGGCCCATTACGGAGCTGATCAAGGTGTCTGATGAGATCAGTCGTGGTAACTTTGATATTACACAAACTTTGAGCCGTAAGATCGCAGATAAATTTTCGGACAAACAGGAGCAATGTGATAAATGCAGAGGTTATTATACGGGTGTCAAAGATGAGGTCCGGCAGCTGAGTAATTCATTTGTAAACATGACCAACCGCATCATGGATTCACAGGCGAAACTTAAGGAGTCAGACAACAAGTACCGTTCCCTTTTTGCAGGCGGCCCTAATCCCATTTTTGTACTTGACCGTGAAACCTTAAGGGTTCTCAGCGCCAATCCAAGTGCTGAAGCAACCTATGGATATACAAAAGAAGAGTTGATTGGAAAAACCTTTACTGATCTTGGATCTTTAGATTTGGATAAGGTTCATCAGGCTGATTTTCAGGCACAGAATGCTGGAAAGATCACCACTGTAGGTTCCAAGGTACAATGCAACAAAAAAGGGGGGGGGCTTCTCTATGTGAATGTCCATGCATGCCCTGTCAGATACCAGGAAAAAGATGCGCTTATTCTGGCCACAACTGATATCACGGAGATGGTGGAAAAGGATAACCAGCTTATTCAGGCCAGTAAAATGACCACCCTGGGGGAGATGTCCGCAGGGATTGCCCATGAATTGAATCAGCCCTTAAACGCCATCAAAATGGGCAATGAATTTATTGACATGATGATTGAAAAAAAAGAGAAGATCCCGGATAAGGATCTGCTGTTGATCGTAAGAGAGGTCAGCAGCCAGGTTGACCGGGCCGTTGATATCATCCGCCGTCTCAGGGATTTTGGCCGCAAAGCGGATTTTACAAAGGAAAAGGTCAACATTAACAAGCCGGTTCAAGATGTTATAGACATTATAGGCAGACAGCTTCGGTTGCAAAATATTGATATTCAACTTAAAATAGACGATGATATCCCTCCCATACTTGCCCATCATAACCGCATTGAACAGGTGATCTTCAATTTGATTACCAATGCAAGGGATGCCATCAACCAGAAATTGGAAACAGGTGTGCCGGATGATGACAACCGCATCCTGATAGAAACATATGCCAGGGATGATCAGGTTATTGTAGCGGTTTCAGATACGGGGATCGGTATTGACATTGCATTAAATGAACGGATTTTTGAGGCCTTTTTTACAACCAAACAGATGGGTGAGGGAATGGGGCTGGGACTGTCCATTTCCAGAGGTATTGTTGAGGATTATGAGGGCAAGATCAACATCGAAAGCGTTCAGGGGCAGGGAACCACATTCCGGTTAAGTTTTCCGGCAGCCACATGA
- a CDS encoding ABC transporter substrate-binding protein has protein sequence MKNKQTITHFGIICFGIVFILSIFFYSCSDSDDPRLTTYRTSGVTSDQILIGSSLALGGHAGYLGTQTLHGALSCLNHVNDNGGIHGRKIKLIAYDDGYDPPRCVANTQKLIVQDKVFCLFGYVGTPTTVKIVPLVEDARIPILGMFTGANALREPLKRYLINVRASYYQETGAAVKHLVEKMKLSKIAVFYQYDAYGFDGLKGTEIALKLYGLVPVATGSYIRGTLDVEEGLEKIMDREAQAVVMIGTYEPCAKFIRLARSKGFSSVFYNVSFVGADELARILGYTDEQIIVTQVVPPPEVSKADETLWGAREYIDLLKKYYPLDDPNFVSLEGYINAKVFVEGLKRAGRDLDRENFINAIETIRQLDLGIANPLSFNSQDHQGLERVYFTYLKNGKFVWLDD, from the coding sequence GTGAAAAACAAACAAACTATAACACATTTTGGAATCATATGTTTTGGAATCGTTTTTATCCTGTCGATTTTCTTTTATTCCTGTTCGGATAGCGATGATCCACGGCTGACAACCTACCGAACATCCGGGGTGACAAGTGATCAGATACTCATCGGATCATCACTGGCCCTTGGCGGGCATGCCGGATATCTTGGCACACAAACTCTTCACGGGGCTTTGTCCTGTTTAAATCATGTGAATGACAATGGGGGGATTCACGGACGCAAAATCAAGCTCATCGCCTATGATGACGGATATGATCCCCCCCGTTGCGTCGCCAATACCCAGAAGCTCATTGTTCAGGATAAGGTTTTTTGTCTGTTCGGATATGTGGGAACCCCCACTACGGTTAAGATTGTTCCACTGGTGGAGGACGCAAGAATTCCGATTCTGGGGATGTTTACCGGGGCCAATGCTCTAAGGGAGCCGCTTAAACGGTATCTGATCAATGTGCGTGCATCCTATTACCAGGAGACCGGTGCTGCGGTAAAACATCTGGTGGAAAAAATGAAACTGTCTAAAATAGCCGTGTTTTATCAGTATGATGCTTACGGCTTTGACGGATTAAAAGGAACTGAAATCGCGTTAAAACTTTACGGGCTGGTGCCGGTTGCAACGGGTTCATATATTCGGGGCACCCTGGATGTGGAAGAAGGTCTTGAAAAAATCATGGACAGAGAAGCTCAGGCCGTTGTGATGATCGGTACATATGAGCCGTGTGCCAAATTTATTCGGCTGGCCAGATCAAAGGGGTTTTCTTCTGTGTTTTATAATGTTTCCTTTGTGGGGGCTGATGAGCTGGCAAGGATACTGGGGTATACGGATGAACAGATCATAGTGACTCAGGTGGTTCCACCGCCTGAAGTGTCCAAGGCTGATGAAACTCTCTGGGGTGCAAGAGAATACATTGATCTGCTCAAAAAATACTACCCCCTGGATGACCCCAATTTTGTAAGCCTGGAAGGCTATATTAATGCAAAAGTGTTTGTGGAAGGACTAAAACGGGCCGGAAGGGATCTTGATCGTGAAAATTTCATCAATGCCATTGAAACGATACGGCAGCTTGACCTGGGAATTGCCAATCCATTGTCTTTTAATTCTCAAGATCACCAGGGATTGGAAAGGGTGTACTTTACATACCTGAAAAACGGGAAATTTGTATGGTTAGACGATTGA